The Aspergillus nidulans FGSC A4 chromosome VIII genome contains the following window.
CTTGACTTTGGACGTGCAGTGGATTTTGATATTGACTCGTCGGGACGCCGGGCGGTCCCTATCGTGGCATTTGCGTCTGGAGAATGCGGCAATACTATTTCCTTACGGACAATAGCCCACGAAACGGTAGAACTAGAGCAAGTAACGCCGACTCAGTTGCGTGTTCCAACGATTGGAGATTATGATCATATTGAATGGCACGTGGGTGGAGCCCCTATTCGACAAATCTGCTTTTCCAATGCCCCAGAGGAGAGAGCTACGTTTATGGCGGTTCGCTTCTCCTCTACGTTCGTCTTCAGGCCACTCTATCGCAGAACCCCCGTCTCAGTTCCCATTCAGCGAGCCAACAATGATGTGGTTCTTGATCATCAGGTTTCTCGACTCGATCCCAATTTCTTGTTGGAGATATCAACGTCGCACACTGGAGGCGCCCCTCACGCAGACGTGAAATTCAATCCCTGGAACCCAAGCCAGCTTGCTATCGTCGATGAGGATGGTAACTGGGGTGTTTGGGAGTTACACAATCAGCACAAGCGTAACAAGGACAACTGGGTCGCCTCACGTGTGATATCGGGTACTCTTCCATGGGCTGGTATTGAAGATCAAAACACAGGAGCACATGCCCGACATGACGGATGGCTAGCTATTGAATGGGCTGTGAATGGGAATCATCTTATTGTCTGTGACAGAAGATGCTCCATGCTCTACCGAATGGACGAGAACCGGGCGTATCCCTGTTCGATGGAGCTCAGCTTCAATAGGCCATCCGAATGGATCCTAAGTATCAGAAGGAGTACCCGTAATCCATCGCACGTATTCATTCTCACGACTTCCCAACTCGTCTGGTTTGAGGTTATACCAGCTTCGATTCccgtcgatgatgatataGGGCTCTCACTATCTTCGCGTCTCTCCTGGCGTCATTTTCGCGATTCAGACGACACGACGCTACAGTTGGCTTCATTGACAGTAAATGCTGGTGAGAATTCCGACCCCATTGGAGAATTTTCTTTGCTTGATACTGATTAGACTTTACCGAAGATTTCTACCTAGTGTTGTTTTCTAAGCTCAGTCACTTTGTGCTAGCTTTTTATTGCTCTGAGCCACCTGAGTATATGCGTGATTCAGCAACTGCTCTTGATCCATTCATTCTACATGTCCCAACCACATCCGTCCATACAGAAGATTTTGAGGCTCTTTCGATCGACGCGCACTTCTCCACACTTGTCTTCAAAGAAATCACTCCCACAGCTATGGATTATCAGCATTTGGACTGCGGCTTGAGTTTCGTCAAGGTCTTTGCAGTAGATTCAAGCCTTCGTGTTCAGGAATCATTGTACTCAAGGCCTTCGACTAGTAGTCTTGAAACCGAGCATTTGCATGCTAGCGACGTTTTACGAGTCAGAAATCTCCGCCATGCTGGActgcagaagaaggtgaTACACTCTAGGAGTGGGTTTATAGTTGATGAACTGGACGAACCCGTGCGTGGTGTTAAATTGGTCTCAGACCTTGGAATTGGCAGTATAGCCCAGTTGGCAGACCCACAATTCACGCTTGATTACACACATATTTACACGATAGCGATTGGAGATCAGAACATGCTGCCGCAGGACGGTCAAATTACTACGGAGTGCAGTTTCCAGAGTCTGATTCAGGAAATGGTACAGAAAATCGCTGGTCATGTTCCCTTCCAAGTTCCTACTTGCCAGACAGTGTATGTCACATCTCGTATCCTAAAACAACGACAGAAACTTACTAAGAAATAATCAGGCTTGAAACGTTGCGGAAGTCACCTACACTAGATGATATCGACCAGAACGCTCAAGATTTAGCTGCCTTTGTCTCTCAAGCTGAGTCGGACCGTTCAGTGCTCGGGAATCGAGCCAGGTTCCTTATACAGCCATACGATTCGTTCGGTGCGCGGTCAACCCAGCAAGAAAAACCAATTGGGGCTTCGAAGTTGAACTTGATTGCTATATATGATCGGCTGGTTAATCATTGGCTCACCGACTTGCCTTCTGACGTACCCGGACGAGCTAGGATCACAAAAGAGAAGGCTATTCGGCAGCTTGTGGCCGATATTGTGCTTTCCCAGATTATCTCGGTACCTCAAAAAGAAGCGGCTGAGTCTACCACGAAAAAAGATGTGACCTGGTCCGCTTTTTCTAGCAGTGGCCTGAACACCCTATCGAGACTCAACGATGAGAAATCCTCTTATGGGGCACTGTTGAGTTCCGCTGACGAGAGCGTCCTGTCGCCGGCAGATACCGCAGCCGCGCAAAGCTCTACGCTAGGGGACTCGGTATTACCCGAGCGCCAGACGGACCAGCGGCCAACCTTCAAAGTATTATCATCCTACACAAGATATGACAAAACAGGACCGACTTCTCGAAGTGCGGAACGCATACTCGACCATTGGCAACCGGGACTCGATCCGGCCTCATATCTACTAGCATCCGAAGGGTCACAACTGGCTGCCAAGAACAAGGTTTCAAAGGGTAAATCGCGGAAAAATGTGTCACAGACTCTAAAGAAAATCAGTCATGATTCTCCTATGCCGCCTCTCGTTTCTTCCCCTGTACCTGCTGTTAGAGGAGCCTGGGGTAGCCAGCCGGAAACAGGCCAGCCGCCCATAATACGTTTCCAAGGCAGCCAGCCTACAGAGGATGTTCCTATGACTCAAATCGAGCGGGGGGTGTTTGGGAGTCGTGAGGCAAGCAGAAAAAGTGggatgaaggcgaagaagaagaaacgagCAGCAGGGTTTTAAGCCACCCTGCTACCCCTCCATGTTCATTGTTTTGGGCTTATTCTGGAATACCTTTGTATCACGAAATCTACATTTCTTCTTGGCCTATGTTGATGACGTATATTGATATTGTACATAAATGACTCGATCAGACATGCACCACAACTCCATCTCAATACTCAACCATGCATGGTTCGATGAGTTGATAGCTGGGTACTATGAGCCATCTGTGCGTTGTCCCGTGTTAAAAGACGTAAGCACTAAGCAGTAAAAAACCGCTGCTACCCATCTCATTCAAATAATACAAACGATGGAGTGAATCAAACTCGAAACAGCAGGTCTCGGTTTCACCTACATATCTTAATATAAATCCATCCTTCCGTCCCGCGACTCCACTTGGCCAAACTGCGTCGTTGTCCAAAACATCAACAAACTCACCACATCTTCTGACACTTCAACCCCTACGCTCTGGACCAATGTCTGACCAGGAGCACCATTACAAATTTAACGTGAGCATGAGCTGCGGCGGCTGCTCCGGTGCCGTCGAGCGCGTCCTCAAGAAGCTAGATGGTTAGTAAATGAGTGCccctctttcccctctttttcGTCGCCGTATCCAAAACAAACCCCAAGAAACATACATACTGTCACTGCATAACCGGTCGAGATTCTGACAATCAGTCTACAATAGGCGTTAAGTCATTTGACGTGAACCTCGATTCTCAGACAGCAAGCGTTGTCACCGATGCCTCTGTGCCGTACGAGACGGTTCTCGCGACAATCAAGAAGACTGGGAAGACCGTGAATGCCGGAGAAGCTGACGGCGAGGCCAAGGATGTTTGAATAATATGATTGCCTAGATATAACAGTGGGATCCGACAGCTATGATAGATTGGGTGAAACTGTTTAATTAGCGATCGATATGGTCATATTCGTGAAGCTATGACAGGAGGCATACACACGCCACACACAATCATAGGGTATATTGCACTTGATAAAAGGATGTTTTCTTGTATTTCCTTCTCGTAGGAAAATGGAAAATCCTTACGTCCGGGCAGTAGCAGAAACAGCACATACCATGCTTGTCGGGTATCATAATATATACAATAGGTAACAATGTCCAAGAAATGAACAGAAACAGCGACAACAACTCCTCATACTGAAAACCTCAATCCACAGTCATGACAGACAGCCCTCAGATAGTGGATATGGTGTATTTCCTCGCCTTGCATGCGCTGGGAAGTGTTGTTCCAAAAATTGGGCGTGCTGATGGAATTCGTACGCTGTCCTAAGCATGAAAATGAGCCATAATTCTCGCTGTGGTCTCCGTTTTCTAATAAAGAACAAAGCGAAAAATCGGGCGGGATTATGTTAAGTGCCTATGAGAATTGGGTTCTTGTTTTGGTCATACCGTGAAGGGACAACGGTGTTCTTGGGTTGTCTTCGATCCTGATAAAAAGAGGGCGGCGTCTTGATCCGCCTGCCGTCCTCGTGTCCTGGAACTTGACTGCTGATCGCTGGATCTTGCCGTGGAGGTGTTTTACCCAGGAAGTCGATGTGAGGTCGACCGCGAGGCGACATTGATGCTAGGTTGTCTGAAGGGACACGCCAACGCTGAACATCGTGTAGCCTGGCATTAACTGGTTGGGATAGGTTTTGCACCATGTGCCTGGAATAATGCGGACGGGCCGGCCTATAGCCCGATGTTCCAGGATCCCCATGGCCAACAGCACGGAAAAATCCATCGGCATGAGTTCTGTGGTTTTCCTCTCCCGGTTTGGGGAGCATGGGATGGTTGCCCCGCCATACAGGCTCTAACCAAGTACCCGTCGTCGCTAGTGTTCTCATTTCAGCGTCATCATGTACCTTAATGTTGTGAGATACACGGTGCTCTGGTAAGTCTGACAAATAGGGCTGCAAATTCCTATCATAGCCGTTACTGCCGGCTGCGGTATATCTCGTGTCAGACGCGGTACGAGCCTGAACTGGAGATCTATCATACGCGGCCTGGGTGTTAACAAGATGATTGTAGGAAGATTGCTGGCCATCGTAAGCTTTGATCGATCCTGGATGTGCGAGTGTGTGTTGCTCGCGATCAAAGCGAGCGGTAGTGCTAAAAGAGTCACGGCCAATGCTTGGCTCGTGTTGTGCGATACGACGCGCCTCAGTTGGGGAAACAAATGGCCTACGGACATGGGGACCACTCTGGACAAAAGGCCGGGCATACCGAGTTCCTGGGTGAGTGCTCAAAGGAGGTCCGTTAGGAGACAAGGGTTTTTCCACTAAAGTTGGCTCGTGGTATGCCAAACGCCGTCTTTTGGATATGTGGTCTTGACCAACAGGTTCCTGAAAAGTACGACTTGGAAGATCATGGTGCACCTGGCGGTGTGGTGTTACTGAGCGAAAGGTGAAAGCTCCAGACATCCTCTTAGTAAGGTGCTCTATATGGCCACTGTTTGGGCGTTTGATCTCCACCGGAAGAGGATTCTCGATGGAAGGAAGCACGTGGTCCTGTGGATTCACATTCCTGTTTTGTAAGTGCACCTGTGACCGAGGTGGCAGTCTTAGACCGTTGCCATTTCTTTCAAGGCTTTCTTTTGGTCCGCTCACAAAAACAGGACCATTTGGAAGATCAGGCTTATGAAAACAGTGCCTCATAGGTTCAGGCTTAGGTGCTCTCTCCAGCGGGAAAGGGGGAATGAATGGGGCGAGGacatctctcctcctctctggCATTCTGTCCAGAGGGTGCATTTCATAAGGCTCGTCCAAAGTTAGCACAGCTGAGTTGTTCGGATAGGGCTCTCTCTGAAACTGTTTCAAGCGAGGCAAAGGTGCAGAACTTACACAGTGCTCTGCCACAGTGTTAAGCGGGGGCCGACTCAGGTTCTTAGCGACTGCCATTTGATTAGATGGGGCAATTGGGGCAACAGACGAGTGGCGCGGATGAATAGGTCGGCGTGAGAGCGCCTCCCTGCCAAGTCCGAGGGTTTCCTGCGAGGGCTCTCCAGTAGCAGAATATGGGGTTGGGTGACGACCGGCACCGCTGGCCATGTTCCTGTACCTATTGATGGCACGGTCCCAAGCTTGATACCTGCTGAATCCGCGACGGTCAGCCCTAATCTTTTTAGGAGCTTCTGGGACGAAGCGAAAGCCTGGGGCGGCTTCGTCTTCAGAATTCTCTACTTGTGCGTCCCTGACAGTGCGGCTGCCCTGATGTATAGGTCTCATCTGGAGTTCCTCAATAACGGGATTGCTGGAAATGATTTCCACGCTGGTCTCTCGGCCATGAACTTGCTGTGCCTCTCCTTCATTGTcactatcgtcatcatctgatATGACGATAACTTCCCGGAACACATCCTCAAGAACCGTTTTGCCAttttcatcatcaccccTCCATTCCACTAGCTTGGCAAGAGTTGGCTGTTCCACGGCTGCTCTTGCTTCATGGAAAGAAGTAGTTTTGAGGAGGCGATCATAATCTGTATAGATGTGCCGAATATGGGCGACAACCGCCAACTGTGCTCGGCGGGCGAGGGGTAGTTCGACGGCTGTACCTACTTTTCGTTGACCCTAAACCTAGTCAGCAGCTATTGCGCTCAGCGTATCCGATCTCCTAGCGGCATGTTCAACCTTTTGGAATGCGGTTTTGATAATTTGGTTGAGGTCGTTGTCAGGAATATTTGGAAAAAGATCCTTGAGAACATCCCTTGCTTCTGTGTTTATAGTAATCTGAGAATCTGAGTCAGTGATTTTGCGACTAGCCTCGTGGCCCCTGATACTGTGGGGTGCCACAGCCTTCCCAGTTTCTGTGAGATAAAGACCATGATTTATACACACGTCCGCAACAACAGCGCTTGGGAAATGATAACCAATACGATGGACATGCTGCGAGAGGCCGTGAGTGTGAAGATGGGGGGTTGTCTAAAGAAAGTGAAAAAGCGTTAGAGAGAAAGGTAACAAAATACCATGAGGGCAGAATGGAAAAATTGGCGCCCCGCGCAGGGATGGAATTATGACATACAGAAACCGCGTACACTTTAAGTCCATCTTTCCGACAGCGCTCCTTGCAAGTTGTGGTGAAGAAAGGATCGCCTGCCGATATGAATGTATAACCTGGAGGCGCTTTGGCTTCAAAGGATATCTGCCATGTGTCAAAAATGCCGACTCGAATCCCTAAGGTAACGGCATACCACACTCCGGagcctcttcttttcttgcGTAACGGATTCGAGAATCACCTTATGCTTCCGCGCTTTTCGTCTTGCAATCAAGCCTGGGCTCCGCCTGGCAAGTACCGAGACAGACCTTCGAGGTACTCGAGTCATAGCGTCGACATTCAATGATCTCAGGCGACTATTAAAGACATATTTTGAACCTCATGACGTCGTTGCGGGCGTATACTGCGATGTATAAGGTGAAGTATAAAACGAAGGTAACCGAgcatgaagaagaccagcaagaAGAGTTCAGTGGTTGTTTGGTAAAACCGTTAATTTGGCTGAACCATCGCCGCGTATGGAGAGCAGCGGCGGCTGTAAGAAAGCGTGTAAATCGACAACCACTCCGCGAAATTGCTATCTTTATTTGAATCTCGTCTCGCAAAGAAACCTTACGACACACGAGGGCGTCCAAACGATATTGATATTTTGATCAAGGGCGGCCGCAGAAAGAAAAGGTCAACTTGGGAATGGATGGTGAGGTGGTTGGAAGGGCATCAAAACGACCATGTCGGCCTAACTCCCGCGGTTCATGCTGGCTCTTCCAGATCTGGTTAGCGCAGTCGATTTGGAGCTTTGGATCTCTGAACGAAGTCGGAGCTTCCTCTGGAGTCGAACCATCAGATTTATCCTACTTCATACCAATGGCAGAACGACAGGCGATCATTCATGCCTACCGCCAACTATACCGTCATGGTCTAAAGGCTGTCAATTATTCAACGCCCGCTCGCCATGTCCTGGTGCAGACTTTGCGCTCATCATTCCGCACGTCGCCAGCTCAAGATTTCGATTCTCTGCGGATAACTAATACCTTGAATTTCCTTCATAAAGCCGCGAACGTTGCAGGTATAGAACATAAAATTGTGAGGAATTTGCTCATGATTAAGTTTTGGGATCAACCTGGCCGTGTAAGAGCCAATCTGCGGCCGTGAGTCCCCTTCCGAGAGCCCGCATGGGATATTTAATCAGAGACGGTGTCTAATTGGCTTCAAGAATCAGGGGACTAGATGTTGACCAAAGAGATCCGAAAATTCGGAAAGATTCCCTTGGACAATTCAAACGCACGCTGATGTTTTTGAATGAAAGCCTGGGGACATGTTTGAGGTAGCGGGAAAAGATCGCATGATATCTATCACAAGCTACTTTTCCACTTGTGATCGAATTTACGAATTTTACTGCGAGAATGTTGCATGCACGCCCAATACTGAACACTGCAAGAACCACATATCAAAAAGTTGAGGGCAGTTACTCTCAAATGCCTCATCCCATGTCATCTGGAAGAGCCTAACCTTGCCGCtccccagctcttccattTCAAGTGCATGCGATCGTTTGCTGGATAGAAGATAGCAGCAGAGAAACGTACATGGTGCTAGGCGGTGTTACCTGGTTATCTGCTGTTGTCCACCGGCTCTAGGACGGCACCTAGAGGAGCAGAATGTCGCTGTGCCAGGCTTCCTGCACCAAGAAGCCTGCTCCTTGGGGCTATTTCCATGGTCAGTGGCAGGTGGGAAATCCTTAGGTTCCTTAGGTTGGTTTGTGATCGCGATTGTGACAGTGATTGGAGCACGACCTTCATTCCAAAACGAAACATTCCTAGGCTGGCATCTCAAATATAGCTTGCATATAGCCATCTGATCCTGATCAGGACCTCACAAAACTACCCGTATCCAGTCCTTGTTCCAAAGTATTGGCATTGGTGTATGTTGAGGATGGTCACAAACTGTGATGGAAATATGAAATATTCTGAGCAAGCTTACAGTTCATGCGCAATGTACAAATCTATCCGAGTCCAGTCAATGCATTGTCCGATAGCAAAGGATGGAAGCTCTGTTCATACTCCCAACACCGAATTCACATAACTGTATGATGGCGTGAATAGATGGGCCTGCCAGCTAACGCCGATGTGTTTTGATCATAATCGTCCATTGGTCCAGCCGGTCTCGTCATTTATAGTTTCGACTGTATATGTATTATCGATGTCCGAATATATCGATaccttcgtcgtcttcatcctcatcgtcctcttcatcttcctcgtcatctttATCGTCTGATTCGCTGGAGTCGGATAgctcctccccctcctcatcgtcgtcaccTGGATCTGTTCCCCTGCCGAGGAATCCATATCTATACTTGAACCTGGTGCCCCAGATGGTAAGCTCGCCCTCACCGTCATTCACATCATTTTGGCTCAGCCGGCTGCTAAAGAAAGATGTCGAGGTAGACCTTTGTGACTGGCGCTCCGGCGGTATGCCGAAGTAATTGCTGATTACAGGTGAGACTGCACGGCTGCGAGTAAGGTTATATGAAGAAAATTGCCCGGATGGATTGGTAGATCTCGATAAGTTGAATTGCGGATGTGGGCCTGCCCCCGGCGCTGAACTGGGATCGGCTTGCGATCGCGCCAGAGGTGGAAGCGCCGAGTCATCCATACCGTGGGAAGACGACCTTAATCTGGAAATTGGAGAACTTTCATGTTCAAGGTCGTGCTCTGAAGAACCTGGAGGATTCCCTTGAAGGACACTAAGCTGAGTGGTATTGTATGATTCACACCTAAGCTGGCTATCAGCAGCTTTTCTGGTCGAAACTTGGATTACACTTACATATCACATCTTAGGCCCAGCCAGTGATATTTGACAATCGATTTAGTGCCACAGTCATTGCAGGTTATAATAGCTTTGATATCTTTGAAGTCAGCTGGCATCGGTTGGCTTTGAATGGCCCTATCCAAATTTCGGAATGTAGCCTCCATATTTGTTATGGTCTTGCTACATATTGGACAGCGGTAAGATGATTTGGAATATTCAGAAAGACACCGCTGGTGAATGCTGTGACCGCACCGCATGAACACAACTGTCTCTGGTGAAGTGAACATATAATCCCCGCATATTGGACAATCGCACTGAGTCGAACGCTCGATACACTTATGTGTTGTTTCGATTGATATAGGGAGACAGACACTGCAAGTCTGGAAATAGTTAAGATATAGATCCATTGAATTACCTCATTTGGGCTATTACTTACCTTGCAATGAAAAAAGTCTTTACCTATACCCTTGCCGATACGGCAAATGCCACAGTCGTTGCAATGATATATGCTTTTACTAGCATCATTGTCCCAGAGTTTGCACTCGACACAATAATATTGCGCTGCTAGTCCGCCGCACCACTTACAGTATTGGGCGGCTGGCTGGGCATGGCCGCATAGCATACATAGCATGTTCTCTGTTTTGGGGCGATTAAGATTATGGTCTTCAACCTCGTCATGGCAAAATCGACAAGTGTACCACTTCTTGCATTCGAAACACTGGAGTTTGACGTTTCTTTGATAATGCGGGCACCCGAGACATAGCTCTTCGAACTCTTCAGCATCCGCGTCATCGGCATCGTCCACGGGCAGCTGAGTTTCTATTCGGGGGTGAAAAGTTGGTTTTATATCTTCTGCACTCAGGTTCTTGAATATGTCTTGTAAAGCGGAAATGGCTGTAGAAGCCGAGGATATGGATGGTTGATCGAAGGACTGACCGCTCCAGCGATTTGGAGTTTGTGCACCTTCAGGGGCCTGAAAAGAAGGGGTTGGAGACGGAATCGGTAGGAGTCGGCGTCCGGAGCAACCTTGGCATGAGTTGTACTTTTCTGTCATTAGCTCGTGGATCATGCGAGCCTGCTCGGTGCTGGTGTACCCCAAGTCTCGGATAGCATGAATCCGTTTCCGTAGGGAACCCATTCCATCGTCCTCGGGGAGCAAGGGTGGCCCAGCCATATCTTCTACTGGCGTTTGAGTCGGAGGCCCCGGGGATTCTTGTGTATCACCTGCATCCGTTCGAGAATAGCGGCGTGTCATAGGTGAGACAGTGTCCGTTTGTGTGAGTGCGGCAGCGAGATGGTCAACGCTCGTGCGGGTAATATTGTCTCGAATCTGCTGAGGTGTGACTTAAAGTTAGACCCGCCATGGTCTGATCTGAGGGTTGCGTTCAACTCAGAAGATACACTGTTCGAGTCGACCTGTGAGGGTGACAGTGCATTGGAGGTCTCATTCTCAGTCCCAGTGGATTCATCAACCCCCGATTGCTCCTCCAAGTGTTTATCTTGATCTAGATCTGACATATTAGGGCTCGTGGTACCATCGCTGCGATTGTCGCTCGTCGAAAATCCTATTTCTCGAGACGTAGGCTGTCGATGCGAAGAGTCATCATGAGACGTGGGCTGGGAGCTCGATTGCTGAGGTAGGTGGAGAGCCTTTTGGATGGCGAGTTCAGAAAAGACAGAATCTGTAACCCTGCTCATGAAATCTGTCTCTGCGATCGATGTGAAAGCTTAGGGGCTGAGAGAGTCTGCATGAGTGGAAACTTTTAAGACCCAATTGAAGTTCAGATGAGTAAGGTTAGGTATACCTCTGGACCTTCCGCATGTGAAAGACCAGTCATACGGTAACCGGCCTTCGGGCTCCGATCACATGATAGTTATTTTACTTTAACGGCATGATGTTTTTTACGTAGATTTGATATCTGGCTTGCTTAATCTGAACACTACTTGACAAGCATGAATACATACTCCTATAGATAGACCTAACGCTGGTGGTCGATTAGACATTAGTGTTTGTATGCCGCCGAGAAGTAGCTCCGATGATTTCATTCGGTTGCGATTCGTCCCACCACCACAACGAATTCCACCAACACCCAACAGCTGGGAATAATAGTGCGCGGCACTTTCAGACTCTTATCTGAGGATGGTAGGGATCCAGACTAATGGAAAAATGAATGTGATTGATTCGGTTCTGACTTTCACATCATTCTCAGTCGAAGCAATACCTTTCATACGGCTCTGCAGACAATAGTAAGCTAAGCTTTGTATAATTTTCTGTTGTTCTTCGCTGAAATGCAGTAGCTCATCCCACTGATATATTTGCTTTGGCTGTGACCGAAAAGCAGATTTTGTCAGCATCAGGGTCCAATGCTCTCCAGGTTCATTCGACGACCAACCCTGATTTTCCCTTAGTCCAAACCCTTGAAGCCCATAAGGCCGGATGCCATCATGTGGTGACCGATGCAAAAGGATCAAGGGCCGTCAGTGTTGGCTTTGGGGGTGAGGTCGTAATTTGGGAGTCTCATGAGGGGACGTGGTCTAAGACAAAGGATGTTGTGCTTGCGGATATCTGGGCCGTTGCCCTCTCTGCCGACGGCCAGTACTTAGCCGGTACCACGCAGGATGGTCACGTCAAGGTCTGGGACATGAACGCaaacgaggaagaaataCGTGATCACGAAACAAAGGGCAGTTTTGGAACCTGCATAGACTTGGTAGGCATTCCGGTCTATCGTCTGCGCTATTCAAATCTGATCTTCTTTGATAGTCACCGGACGGGCGATTCATTGCCAGCGGCCATGAGAATGGCAGCGTATACATTTTCAGTACAGAAACGGGACGCATGCCATTTAGTCTATCAGGTATGTCCTACACTTAACATTCGTTTCCTCGGGATCAAAACGCGCACGTATTAACCGCTCAATAGGTCTGGTAAAACCGGTACGGTCCGTTGCCTTTTCCCCTGGTGGGAAATTCCTCGCTGCGGCTGGGGACTCTAGAGTGATTGTGCTATACGATACAACCTCTGGCGAGCAGGTGGCAAGCCTTACCGGTCATGCTGCATGGATTCTATCACTCTCCTGGAGCAATACTGGAGAATATCTCCTAAGCGGGTGAGTGTCTTCTCTTTATCCCTTGTGACCCCGAGCTGATCAAATGGTACAAGATCATTCGACGGCAAAGTCAAAGTTTGGTCAATTGATACGAGGAACTGTGTTGCAACCCATTCCGAAACCGAAAGAGCCATTTGGAGCGTGATATGGTTGCCTAAGATCGGAAAGTCAGAGGGATTTGCTACGGCTGGTGCCAATAGAAGCATATCTTTCTACAGGGAAGCCACAGGAGGTTGAATCGCTATGTTGAGCATTAAGCCAGCCCTTGTGCAGTTCTAATTACGGTCACGACATCGCGTATCATAAACCAATGCTGAGATCTGCTTACCTTGTTCTTCAATATTTACGTGCTCCATACTTACACGAGTCTGCGTTCTATGTAATACATACGTATTGAAAGCCCAAAAGCCTtcttgctgctgggctgcacTGGGACATCCTGACATCCGGCATGAATATCTAAACATTTCACGCCATTAAATGTCTCAACCACGAGATGCTTGCGGCTGTTATATTCTGAACGCAGAAACATCTGTAGATACGCTTAGATAAGCGCACCGGTTGCGGGCGGGCGGTAGCTTCGATTGCCTTCTTCTGGCGACTTCAGCGCACGTTCACACCGGATTAGTCGTAGCATTAACTTATCATTTTCCTGACAATGAcgatggcggcagcggcggcggcgaatgGACCTGGATGGTATTACATGACTTGACCTCTACTCAACCTAGCTGATTTATTTCGCTCCTATCTCCCTCGAATTACTCTTTACTTCTTGGCTAGGTACACCCGACCTTGGCTCCTCCTTCCATCTTTGGTCTACGTTTGCTTCTAAAAACACAGCACGGATCTTTCTACAGCTCGGGTTTCGTCTTAGTCAATCACAAGGAAGCAATACCTCCTTTTACGGGGTCTTCCACCACGACGGTGTCCTGTGACGCAAATACTCGGCCTGAAACCGTTCAGATTAGTTTCACTTCTGCACGACCAAATCCCTTTCATACTCGGATCTCGCAAAGTTGTAACTACGGCGTCAGCTACCGTGTGCCAGTCGCTTACTTTCCGCTATCGATAGCGATCACCCCTCCCGGCTCATGACCGCCCGCATGCATTGAGAAACAGCAATACCGC
Protein-coding sequences here:
- a CDS encoding SKI complex subunit WD repeat protein SKI8 (transcript_id=CADANIAT00001220), which translates into the protein MNSKQYLSYGSADNTHPTDIFALAVTEKQILSASGSNALQVHSTTNPDFPLVQTLEAHKAGCHHVVTDAKGSRAVSVGFGGEVVIWESHEGTWSKTKDVVLADIWAVALSADGQYLAGTTQDGHVKVWDMNANEEEIRDHETKGSFGTCIDLSPDGRFIASGHENGSVYIFSTETGRMPFSLSGLVKPVRSVAFSPGGKFLAAAGDSRVIVLYDTTSGEQVASLTGHAAWILSLSWSNTGEYLLSGSFDGKVKVWSIDTRNCVATHSETERAIWSVIWLPKIGKSEGFATAGANRSISFYREATGG
- a CDS encoding uncharacterized protein (transcript_id=CADANIAT00001218); translation: MAICKLYLRCQPRNVSFWNEGRAPITVTIAITNQPKEPKDFPPATDHGNSPKEQASWCRKPGTATFCSSRCRPRAGGQQQITSKRSHALEMEELGSGKVRLFQMTWDEAFESNCPQLFDMWFLQCSVLGVHATFSQ
- a CDS encoding RING finger and CHY zinc finger domain-containing protein (transcript_id=CADANIAT00001219) produces the protein MTEKYNSCQGCSGRRLLPIPSPTPSFQAPEGAQTPNRWSGQSFDQPSISSASTAISALQDIFKNLSAEDIKPTFHPRIETQLPVDDADDADAEEFEELCLGCPHYQRNVKLQCFECKKWYTCRFCHDEVEDHNLNRPKTENMLCMLCGHAQPAAQYCKWCGGLAAQYYCVECKLWDNDASKSIYHCNDCGICRIGKGIGKDFFHCKTCSVCLPISIETTHKCIERSTQCDCPICGDYMFTSPETVVFMRCGHSIHQRCLSEYSKSSYRCPICSKTITNMEATFRNLDRAIQSQPMPADFKDIKAIITCNDCGTKSIVKYHWLGLRCDMCESYNTTQLSVLQGNPPGSSEHDLEHESSPISRLRSSSHGMDDSALPPLARSQADPSSAPGAGPHPQFNLSRSTNPSGQFSSYNLTRSRAVSPVISNYFGIPPERQSQRSTSTSFFSSRLSQNDVNDGEGELTIWGTRFKYRYGFLGRGTDPGDDDEEGEELSDSSESDDKDDEEDEEDDEDEDDEGIDIFGHR